A portion of the Magnolia sinica isolate HGM2019 chromosome 17, MsV1, whole genome shotgun sequence genome contains these proteins:
- the LOC131230579 gene encoding MDIS1-interacting receptor like kinase 2-like, which produces MTNLSHLCLDGNNFSGYLPQLCHGGSLQVFAAPNNHFTGVIPTSLRNCTSLTKVRLDGNRLTANVSEAFGVYPHLTFMDVSDNMLFGELSPNWGECQNLTKLQFSGNVITGRIPPEIGQLLSGQVPQEIGKLSNLEELDLSMNRFSGPIPPQLGDCYKLEYLKLSENVLNGSIPFEIGRLSDSKALQKAPPEAFIENKGLCGEVQDIVEAVEGFDEKYCIETGGYEKVYKANIPTGHVLAVKKLHPTTKKLTKGYGLFWFLAIAINHNSFATA; this is translated from the exons atgacaaatcTTTCGCATCTCTGCTTAGATGGAAACAACTTCTCTGGTTATTTACCTCAGTTATGCCACGGTGGATCTCTTCAAGTGTTCGCTGCGCCAAATAATCATTTCACTGGTGTGATACCAACAAGCTTAAGAAACTGCACTAGCTTAACAAAAGTGCGACTGGATGGGAACCGACTCACAGCAAATGTATCGGAAGCCTTTGGTGTATACCCGCATCTCACGTTCATGGATGTTAGCGACAACATGTTGTTTGGTGAACTCTCACCGAACTGGGGAGAATGTCAAAACTTGACAAAGCTACAATTCTCTGGTAACGTGATCACCGGTAGAATTCCTCCCGAGATTGGGCAGTTG CTTTCTGGTCAGGTACCCCAAGAGATTGGAAAACTATCCAATTTGGAGGAACTTGACTTGTCAATGAATCGCTTCAGTGGTCCAATACCACCTCAATTAGGGGATTGCTACAAACTCGAGTATCTGAAATTGAGCGAAAATGTTTTGAATGGAAGTATTCCTTTTGAGATCG GTCGTCTTTCGGATAGCAAAGCCCTTCAAAAGGCTCCTCCAGAGGCATTCATAGAAAATAAAGGCTTATGTGGTGAAGTGCAAG ACATCGTGGAGGCAGTAGAGGGTTTTGACGAAAAATACTGCATTGAAACTGGAGGGTATGAGAAAGTTTACAAAGCGAATATACCAACAGGCCATGTATTAGCTGTGAAGAAACTTCATCCTACTACCAAAAAATTaaccaaaggctacggactattctGGTTTTTGGCTATAGCTATAAACCATAACTCGtttgctacggcttaa
- the LOC131230578 gene encoding probable leucine-rich repeat receptor-like protein kinase At1g35710 — MAIHESLTLAFLLFFLPFRYSPATSLATAIPSPALLETLALMKWKASLLPSKALHSWSLPAANATTNTISPCKWIGISCNSIGSVTEISLPSAGLQGKLDNLSFSSFLNIRHLDFSDNTLTGTIPAHIRFLYKLTFLDLSANEISGSIPLEMGNLVNLNELDLSMNHLDGSIPSTLGNLTKLTILYLYDNHISSSIPPELGNLKNLFELALYPNNLTGLIPPALGNFSNLTIFYLYQTQVSGPIPSEIGNLVNLKELDVSSNLLTGSIPYTLGNLTKLTILHLFENQISGSIPPEVGNLMSRYELGLYHNNLTGPIPPALGNLTMLRILYLYHNQVSGSIPLEIGNLINLKQLVMSSNLLMDSIPSTLGNLTKLTILHLYDNQISGSIPV, encoded by the coding sequence ATGGCCATACATGAATCTCTCACCCTTGCTTTTCTACTCTTTTTCCTACCCTTTCGTTATTCCCCTGCAACATCACTTGCAACAGCAATACCTTCACCCGCACTCCTAGAAACACTGGCTCTCATGAAATGGAAAGCCAGCCTCTTGCCATCAAAAGCTCTCCATTCCTGGTCGCTTCCTGCTGCTAATGCTACCACCAACACAATCTCTCCATGCAAATGGATTGGGATCTCATGCAACAGCATTGGAAGTGTAACAGAGATAAGTTTACCGAGTGCAGGCCTGCAAGGTAAGCttgataacttgagcttctcgtCATTTCTAAACATCCGCCATCTTGATTTCAGTGACAACACACTCACTGGAACCATTCCAGCCCATATTCGCTTTCTTTACAAACTCACATTCCTCGATCTGTCTGCAAATGAAATAAGTGGATCAATACCTCTGGAAATGGGGAATCTTGTCAATCTGAATGAGCTAGACTTGTCCATGAACCATCTAGATGGttccatcccttccactttaggaaacCTGACAAAGCTGACGATCCTCTACCTCTATGATAACCACATTTCCAGTTCAATTCCTCCAGAATTAGGGAATCTAAAGAATCTGTTTGAGCTAGCACTGTACCCTAACAATCTCACTGGTCTCATacctcctgctttaggtaatttcAGCAACCTTACAATTTTCTATCTCTACCAGACCCAAGTTTCTGGTCCAATTCCATCAGAAATAGGAAATCTGGTTAATCTCAAGGAGCTTGACGTGTCCAGCaaccttctaacaggttctatcccttacACTTTAGGAAACTTGACAAAGCTGACGATCCTCCACCTCtttgaaaatcaaatttctggttctattCCTCCTGAAGTTGGGAATTTAATGAGTCGTTATGAGCTAGGATTGTACCATAACAATCTGACTGGTCCAATCCctcctgctttgggtaatttgacGATGCTCAGAATTTTGTATCTCTACCACAACCaagtttctggttcaattccactAGAAATAGGGAATTTGATTAATCTCAAGCAGCTTGTTATGTCCAGTAACCTTCTAATGGATTCTATCCCCTCAACTTTAGGAAACTTGACAAAGCTCACCATCCTCCACCTCTACgacaatcaaatttctggttcaattcctgtgTGA